The following nucleotide sequence is from Echeneis naucrates chromosome 17, fEcheNa1.1, whole genome shotgun sequence.
CAGCCGTATCCATCTGGCGTGTCGGGGCCGGGCTCCCTCTGCTTATATAGGCGAGCCGCACGTCACGCGGCAGGGGGCGGGGCCAGACGGGGCACCGGCGGAGAAAGTCCAGGCGATTTGCTCAGAGTGACTCTCAATCAAAACATTACCTGGAATGCAAGGGGCAGAAAAACTATGAATGAAACAGGCGATGAAAGAAGAATCGGTTTTCTGTCACactggtgatgatgatgatgtctcGGCTGCTGTGAGGACGGTGACTCGATGTGACCCCATTAGGCTGGCGGGGGTTTCCACCGTTCGTCATCCGTAATCCACAAACCTGGTTTAATAAACTCTGTGGTACACCAGAAAAGCTGAAGGTCGTTTTCACACTAAAACTGTGATTTCACTTAATCCCCATGAGAAGAAAATGAGCCATTACCCTTCgctcttttattatttaaggAATTAGATTAAGAGAAGCAAGTGAATCTAAATTGTGCCTTTATAGTTATCCACTTTACTGAACCAAGCAAAGacctaataaaaataaactgttctTAGTTCTAAGACAGGAATCGCGTTTacttgaaaatgtgtttttatattttaccgTGACTTTTAGAAGTAGGTCCACATTTACTGTCTGGTCGAATATTTCTTTGGCACCTACGAATCAGACTTTTGAAAACCTCCAGCGTCCAACAAAttaaaaagctttatttgccacaatagtagtttttttttttattttatattgtgtgtTAACGCCAGAGAAACCAAATTTTATTCTCAGCTGCCACCTGGTGGAGAAAACCCTTAAAGACTTGATTGATTCTGTGAAAATTCTCCTTTGTCAGTTGGACTGTTTCTCATTATAAATGCCATGCAGATTTTTAACAATACAAATTGTCTTGTTGCACAAACAGCACCGGCAATaagcaaaaaatgtattaacatATCTCCATCACAGCttatttttctaatgtttaGGGGATTATTTATTGtgcagatatttttatttattagaaacTGTAGTTTAAAGAGGAGGATTTTAGATTAACCTAATGTGGGTACATTGCCGACAAATACTTTGATACAACACTGAAGTACTTCAACTGAAATGTAGAGCATGGCAGcctgacaaataaataaataaataaataaaatctggcCTCAAATTCAGAAAACggacacaaaacaaagaggGCTCAGTTCAGGATTTATATTAGTTTGAACTGCATGAGCAACAGAACATGTGAGATGATGACatagctgaaagaaaaagatagaTAATTAAAACGTAAATGTTtacacattcacaaaaatgGGCAGAGAAATCACGTGAACAGCTAAACCATAAATAAGAAATTTAGTAGGAAACTGTCCATACCTATAAAAATACAACAGCCACattacgttttgttttgttttttttaaagaagaggaatgtttgatgaaaagaaagaaatgatggaAATACATTAATTTCAATCACATACAGGTAGTATTGAATGTATTAGAAGACTGGACTGATGCATGAGTTGTACAGTCTTTGCAGCTATTATCTGATCTATTTATGGAATGACAAGGAAAGTCAAAGGCTGGTAGGAAGACGAAAAGAGTTTGAAGAGCCCTACGGTTGTCTTCTTTGAAGGAACAGAAATGTCACTTTGGCAAAATACACACTTGAAATTTTCATGAATATCAACCACCTTCTACTGACAGACATTCATATGACTGCATTATGATCCTCTAACCATGAAAAAATTAGCATCCTTGTCTGCGTTTAGTTTGCTTTCTGTTGAATAGCACCCTTGAACTGTACaataatttattgatttttctgcCATTCTAACTAATAACCAACAGAACATCAGCAGCCTGGTATTTCATATATGGCCAAACTGAGGCCATTCAggaattaaatatttctgcCACCTTATTGATGAGTTTTAGATTTTGAGGAAATATAATGTACATGTTATAGTAGGAATTCAGTTGCAACCCCTAAAAATAACTTGTGCCTGCCAGAGCCCTGGATGATCTCACGTGGCATTGCCATTGAAGAAAATGTGAGTGCAGTTTAAATGTCCATCATGTCTTCTCCTCGAATCTTTTTCTCTTGGGACTCTGACCAGGCTTTGTTGATGGTTCTTTTCATCTCGTCATCTCCCTCTGCATAGATCTTCTTCAGCATGCTCATCAGACCCTCGCTGGGGTCAGCATTCTCATCCATACTGGGTTTACTATTGAAAAACATTAGGAGAATTCTATTACGATTTTGTATGTGCTTCTCTGAAGTGTTTGGATTATTCTTAACATCTTGTGTGTGTACAGTCTAGCTATGTTCTCACTGTGTGATACACAGTGACACCTGGCATGTAGATCTGGTACTACACTGCTGTTTTTGGGTGATTGGCCAGATGTTGACAGGAAAGTAGCACCAATTCACATGGTTAAAAAATTATGGTTTGCTTTTGCTGACACATCTCTAACATATGTAGTGGAATATATTGGACGTGCCATGAACTCAAATTTCATCATAAAACTTTGAACTTACTCTTTTTCTTTCGACTGTTTTTCCACCTTTGTTAGGCAGTCCCACTTCTTTGTTGACTGCTTCTTGCACATGACCAGGACCATGTCTGATTTTATCTGTAGTAGGGAGGAAAAGGTGGTTACGAGCCtttcagaaagacaaagacaccTACACATTCTCCTCAGGAATTGACAGATCAAAATCAAGGGTGAAATACAAAGTGAATAAAGAGAAAGCACTCCATAGCAGGCAAGAAAAGGCAAAACAACAGAGTCACCTTGAATAGATTTTAGCTGGCACATTAGCCATTACAAGTCAATACAGTAAAGTGTACTTTCTGCCCTCTGGTGGCTAAACAATTTTAAGTAAGCCATATCACAACATGTTATGTAGATTTTAAACTGAGGAAGCAACAACAATTGTGTGCAAGACAATATAAAAGAAATTCAGATATTCAATTTGCAAGGTGTTATGCCATACAATTTAATTAGAGCCATTTAATGCTGCATAATTTTGTCTTGGAGATGGATGAGAAACTGACTGACTCAGCTTTACTCGCCTTTTTGTAGCTATCCTTTTCATCAATGGGATATAACAGATTGAGAACTGTCATCTGGTGGTTTTTCCCATCTAGATCTTTTACCAGAACAGAAAATGACCTGCAACAAAGTGATTGAGACAGTACAACTGTATGGTTAGCAACTTATAATGAATACTTTACACTTAAATGTGTGCATAGATAAGCATGCTGATTAATACTTTACCTTTCTGTAAAGCTGACTTCCACATTTTCTGAGGGGATTTTATGCACATCCTTCAGCGTAAGGTATATCTTAACAAATTTCTCTGACTGGTCCCAGGCTGCAGAGAAGATGCACAAGTCTTTCAAACGCATTTCTAGCTCTTAAAGACATAGATactgtccctgttttacatTTCCGCCAAAAAGCTAATAGTCTTCGTGAACAATGGCACCATACCATAGTTGGTGATCTTCACCGTGTATGCTGCTTTAGATGCTGCAGATGGATCAGCTTGTCTCTTGGCTTGTTGCTCCTTCTGCTGTCGTTTCAGTGAAAGTTCCTTCTCCACCTTCTTCTGCTCCTGCCTTAGCAGTTCCTGCACTCGCTTCCTCTCTGACTTTTCCAAGAGGGACCCTAGTTCCAGCAGGTCTGCCTCCAATTGGTTAATCTAGATAGGAGAAGGCAGTAAACCACTTATAAATGTGCATTGCTGAAGGAGACAGTTTATACAGTCCATCCATTGTCTATAGAGCTTGCTTAACTGTGCAGAGCTGCAGGGTGGCCCCACCACAGATGTGGACACAAAGAGGATTCATAGATACAAAGAGGAATCAGACTCAAGACTCTGTGGCTCATGAAGATGGCACCTGCTCTGCCAACAGGACATGAATAGGGAACTGGCAGACGGTCGTATTCCGCCTAATAGAGACGCCGTAATGCCACAAGCGCAGGTGCGTTGCTTCTCGGTTCTTTTCCTGGCTGCATTCACAGCACGTGAAATCAGCCAGTCCAAACCCTGGAGAAGTGGAGTGCTTCGGTGCTGGGCTTGCATGATTGCTTGCATTTTACTTTCAGTAAAGCGTGTTAGCGTATAATATGAATGTTCCATAAAATGCAGCATTCCCACGTCCCTTGCACTGCGCAGGTACAGAGAGCTAGCTGCTGACAGGTGCCCTGTTAaaatgcccccacccccccaactaTACACGGAGCTGATGGTGAGCCCGATCCACTGCAGTCACCCCTCATTGCATCAACAGTGCAACGTGCATGGAAAGTGGGGGAAACGGCTCATGTAGCATCCCCGTTATCACATGCTGACAATGCTAACTCAACACACAGCAGGAGCGGGTCCTGCAAAGTTTGCTGCCTCGTTGGAACTGACACTTGAACAGGTAAATATATCACCCCAAAGACGCCACATACCGCTCTCCCATTGGCGTTTAAATGTGACAAACACGTCAATGCAGCGAAATGAAGCAATCAAgcaagttaataaataaatagagagagggggagagaaactCTCGTTTCATTTGATGCCATCACGACAAATAGCGTGGTTTcggctaacattagcattagcattagatTGCTAGAATGTTCTGATAAACTCCATGGTTAGCATGGCGTTAGCTAACTGCTGACAATGCTTCAAATATCACTACGCGCTGTGGCCATTTGAAACAAATCTGGGTTTtgctcaaaaaagaaaaacaaataaacacggAATCCTCATTTTAATTGGAGACAATTCCGAGAATatgactaataataataactatcTTATTGCCCGTTAGTTGGCTAGCACTAGCATGAGTAGCAGCAGTTCAGGGATGAATCCGTAACAAGTCCGGTTTGTACTGTACAAACATTGCTCCTCTGCAGGTTTTACCGGAATAAATACATGCTTTTTACCTGTTCGGTTAGATCCATTTGGGTTTTGTTGAGTCGGTTCTGTCAGGTTGGATCGGGAGTGCGTTTTCTCCTCCGCTCTCTAGAGGCACcgctgtt
It contains:
- the cacybp gene encoding calcyclin-binding protein; the protein is MDLTEQINQLEADLLELGSLLEKSERKRVQELLRQEQKKVEKELSLKRQQKEQQAKRQADPSAASKAAYTVKITNYAWDQSEKFVKIYLTLKDVHKIPSENVEVSFTERSFSVLVKDLDGKNHQMTVLNLLYPIDEKDSYKKIKSDMVLVMCKKQSTKKWDCLTKVEKQSKEKDKPSMDENADPSEGLMSMLKKIYAEGDDEMKRTINKAWSESQEKKIRGEDMMDI